A single region of the Halorussus gelatinilyticus genome encodes:
- a CDS encoding tyrosine-type recombinase/integrase: MPEKYRDVPLTTQNSEARLNQRQLTSYRAHRRRLIDWMLDEGKDPARGDGYAHSTATMRAYRLDKFYRAVWTAERRYTEGITTAHADAWLEHIDEQAYTESYKAACSKALVTLFEWKAAESNTPMTWEPTKRFSSTRARQPRDFFTKDERNRLREAALEVGSVPNYYDVPASDRSAWTAYLAQRFGKPKSEVTPDDWQRANSWKIPSLLWVTLDAGLRPIEVERARVSWVDTENAVLRIPKEKSAKNHENWQTSLQRRTVLAVEKWLHERTLRSMYEETDALWLTKHGNPYGSQALNPLLRKVCDVAGIDLTNRDLTWYSIRHSVGTYMTEERGLKAAATQLRHKTIQSTIKYDQAPLEARHEALERME; the protein is encoded by the coding sequence ATGCCAGAGAAATACCGAGACGTTCCACTGACGACGCAGAACTCCGAAGCGCGACTCAACCAACGGCAACTCACGTCGTACCGAGCACACCGACGGCGACTCATCGACTGGATGCTCGACGAGGGAAAAGACCCGGCTCGCGGAGACGGATACGCTCACTCGACCGCCACGATGCGCGCCTATCGACTGGACAAATTCTATCGCGCCGTCTGGACTGCTGAACGCCGCTACACGGAGGGCATCACGACTGCCCACGCCGATGCGTGGCTCGAACACATCGACGAGCAGGCGTACACCGAGAGCTACAAAGCCGCCTGCTCGAAGGCACTGGTGACGCTCTTCGAGTGGAAAGCCGCCGAGAGCAATACGCCGATGACCTGGGAACCAACCAAGCGCTTTTCGTCCACGCGGGCACGACAGCCGCGGGACTTCTTCACCAAGGACGAACGGAATCGACTCCGCGAGGCCGCACTCGAAGTCGGGTCGGTACCGAACTACTACGACGTCCCCGCGAGCGACCGAAGCGCGTGGACGGCCTATCTCGCCCAGCGCTTCGGGAAGCCGAAGAGCGAAGTCACGCCCGACGACTGGCAACGAGCGAACAGTTGGAAGATTCCTTCTCTGCTGTGGGTCACACTCGACGCTGGCTTGCGGCCAATCGAAGTCGAGCGCGCCCGCGTGTCGTGGGTCGATACGGAGAACGCGGTGTTACGGATTCCGAAAGAGAAGTCGGCGAAGAACCACGAGAACTGGCAGACGAGCCTCCAACGACGGACGGTACTAGCGGTGGAAAAGTGGCTTCACGAGCGGACCCTTCGGTCGATGTACGAGGAGACGGACGCGCTCTGGCTGACCAAGCACGGGAATCCGTACGGGAGTCAAGCGTTGAACCCACTTCTCCGGAAGGTCTGCGACGTCGCCGGAATCGATCTCACGAACCGCGATCTCACATGGTATTCGATCCGCCACTCGGTCGGTACGTACATGACCGAGGAGCGCGGTCTCAAGGCCGCAGCGACTCAACTCCGGCACAAGACGATCCAATCGACCATCAAGTACGATCA